A genome region from Ignisphaera sp. includes the following:
- a CDS encoding 50S ribosomal protein L3, with amino-acid sequence MAHRKTSAPKRGSLGVRPRKRASEIIPRVKSWPILQTDTPKLLGFLGYKVGMTHVILVDDRPGTPTQGKEIFVPVTIIETPQMVPIAMRVYGVNEYGGLGLLKDVWIEPPKEIEIWRRIPTYRPSTNVNERIEWIKNNISLIKRVSVVLAADVKSVGGLSKKTPDLIEVAIGGGDINQRVSYAIDMLGKSIGIDTVFSPGQFIDIIGVTKGKGFQGVIKRFGVKELPKWHKHRKGSRRIGSRSPTIGAMSEVPQAGQMGFHRRTEFNKRIIAMGDDGYAITPAGGFPHYGVVKSKWIMIWGSCVGVPKRPLILRWPIRPPRWVPSAPPKIVYVSLESKIMG; translated from the coding sequence GTGGCACATAGAAAAACAAGCGCTCCTAAGCGCGGAAGTCTTGGTGTAAGACCTAGAAAAAGGGCCTCTGAGATTATTCCAAGAGTGAAAAGCTGGCCAATACTACAAACAGATACACCAAAACTTTTGGGTTTTCTAGGTTATAAAGTTGGAATGACGCATGTTATACTAGTGGACGATAGACCAGGAACACCTACGCAAGGTAAAGAAATCTTTGTGCCAGTAACAATTATTGAAACACCACAGATGGTTCCAATAGCTATGAGAGTATATGGTGTTAATGAATATGGCGGTTTAGGGCTTTTAAAGGATGTATGGATAGAACCTCCCAAGGAAATAGAAATATGGCGAAGAATACCAACGTATAGGCCATCAACAAATGTTAATGAAAGAATAGAGTGGATAAAGAATAACATCTCTTTAATAAAACGAGTATCAGTTGTTCTTGCAGCAGATGTTAAGTCTGTTGGAGGTTTGAGTAAAAAGACGCCTGATCTAATAGAGGTTGCCATAGGTGGAGGAGACATTAATCAAAGGGTCTCATATGCAATAGACATGCTGGGAAAGAGCATTGGTATTGATACAGTTTTTAGTCCTGGGCAATTCATTGATATTATAGGTGTGACAAAGGGCAAAGGGTTCCAAGGGGTTATTAAAAGATTTGGCGTAAAAGAGTTGCCAAAGTGGCATAAACATAGAAAAGGAAGTAGAAGAATTGGAAGTAGAAGCCCAACTATTGGTGCCATGTCTGAGGTGCCACAAGCTGGTCAAATGGGGTTCCACCGTAGGACGGAATTCAATAAGAGGATTATCGCTATGGGAGATGATGGTTATGCTATAACTCCTGCGGGTGGTTTTCCACATTATGGTGTAGTCAAATCGAAATGGATAATGATATGGGGTAGCTGTGTAGGTGTTCCCAAGAGACCTCTCATTCTAAGATGGCCCATTAGACCACCTAGATGGGTTCCTTCTGCTCCACCAAAAATTGTTTATGTAAGCCTAGAAAGTAAGATTATGGGTTGA
- a CDS encoding AbrB/MazE/SpoVT family DNA-binding domain-containing protein codes for MHADVVKVDSKGRITIPSTLRLLLDIEEGDKLILLFDEDTQKIEILGPGSNNPVICIAVNPLKNMLDIISDIGNDLIAITCRRIDEEHGEYKCKIVLNKKALELGKTKGLKCL; via the coding sequence ATGCACGCTGATGTTGTAAAGGTTGATTCAAAGGGTAGGATAACAATACCATCCACTTTAAGACTACTGCTAGATATTGAAGAAGGGGATAAGCTAATTCTATTATTTGATGAGGATACGCAAAAAATTGAAATACTAGGTCCTGGATCCAACAACCCAGTTATATGTATAGCTGTAAACCCTTTAAAGAACATGTTAGACATCATATCAGATATAGGAAATGATTTGATAGCTATTACTTGTAGACGTATAGATGAAGAACATGGAGAGTATAAATGCAAAATTGTGCTCAATAAAAAAGCTCTTGAATTAGGAAAGACAAAGGGTTTAAAATGCCTATAA
- a CDS encoding RNA-protein complex protein Nop10 — MRWRIRKCPNCKTYTLKEICPKCGNKTIIPHPPRFSPEDKYVEYRLLSKYPDLLSKDVKTAKGGSSNSSDK, encoded by the coding sequence ATGAGATGGAGAATAAGGAAATGCCCAAATTGTAAAACATACACCTTAAAGGAAATATGTCCAAAATGTGGTAATAAAACTATTATACCTCATCCTCCAAGGTTTTCGCCAGAAGATAAATATGTTGAATACAGATTATTGAGCAAATATCCAGATCTGTTAAGTAAGGATGTGAAAACAGCGAAGGGAGGGTCTTCGAATTCTAGCGATAAATAG
- a CDS encoding translation initiation factor IF-2 subunit alpha: MSLPFRRKGVPEVGELVVAQVKKVFDYGAYADLLEYENLEAFIPWSEISTKYVKDIREILKEKQVVVGKVIRVEKKPTKIEVDISLKRVMEGEKKIKMLRWKRLQKAQKIIELVAKNMSKTLDEAYSKVWSKFEKSIDPLSILEEVVMKGPEKLREMGIEESWAKAVYEEAKKHIVIKTVKIRGIAKIVSYKPDGIDRIKNILTEVKNAFAGSNIKIDIYTIGAPKYRIEIEAHEYRSAEDAFTKISELIEKLSKDLEIDSYSFEREELQKG; encoded by the coding sequence ATGAGCTTGCCTTTTAGAAGAAAAGGTGTGCCAGAGGTAGGAGAGCTAGTTGTGGCCCAAGTAAAGAAAGTATTTGATTATGGGGCTTACGCTGATCTGCTAGAGTATGAAAATCTTGAAGCCTTTATTCCATGGAGTGAGATAAGCACAAAGTACGTTAAAGATATCAGAGAGATTTTGAAAGAAAAACAAGTTGTTGTAGGCAAGGTAATTAGAGTAGAAAAGAAGCCTACAAAGATAGAAGTAGACATCTCATTAAAGAGGGTGATGGAAGGAGAGAAAAAGATTAAAATGCTAAGATGGAAAAGATTGCAGAAAGCCCAAAAAATAATAGAATTAGTTGCTAAAAACATGTCAAAAACACTTGATGAAGCATATTCAAAAGTCTGGTCGAAATTCGAAAAAAGTATAGATCCGTTGTCTATACTAGAAGAGGTTGTAATGAAAGGACCTGAAAAGTTAAGGGAAATGGGAATTGAAGAATCTTGGGCTAAGGCAGTTTATGAGGAGGCTAAAAAGCATATTGTAATAAAAACTGTGAAGATTAGGGGTATTGCAAAAATAGTATCTTATAAACCAGATGGCATCGATAGAATAAAGAATATATTAACAGAGGTAAAAAATGCCTTTGCAGGTTCCAACATTAAAATAGATATATATACTATAGGAGCCCCAAAATACAGAATTGAAATTGAGGCGCACGAATATAGATCAGCTGAAGATGCCTTTACTAAGATATCAGAACTCATTGAAAAACTTTCAAAGGATCTGGAAATAGATTCATATAGTTTTGAAAGAGAAGAATTGCAAAAAGGATAA
- a CDS encoding phosphoribosyltransferase has translation MPKIPVKLVEWNEIVEWSWGLAKKIENDGYVPEIIIAISRGGYVPARLLCDFLGVENLVSIQSQHWTEAAKKGERAIIKFEYVIDLSNMNALLVDDIIDTGESVILAKEYILKKWRPRDLRTAALQWISSVAKIKPDYYYMEVKEWYWFQYPWTRLEDVTQFIKRILESTYNEKKKSSWNIDEIIEAFREWYGIEVDRRYIDDAINMLKKKGIVKKVNNELIFLPQ, from the coding sequence ATGCCTAAAATACCTGTAAAACTAGTAGAGTGGAACGAAATTGTAGAGTGGAGCTGGGGTCTAGCAAAAAAGATTGAAAATGATGGTTATGTCCCTGAGATAATAATTGCAATTTCACGTGGTGGTTATGTCCCAGCGAGGCTTTTATGCGATTTTCTAGGCGTTGAAAATTTGGTGTCGATACAATCTCAGCACTGGACTGAAGCAGCAAAGAAGGGTGAAAGAGCTATTATAAAGTTTGAATATGTAATAGATCTTTCTAATATGAACGCATTACTTGTTGATGATATTATTGATACAGGAGAGTCTGTCATACTTGCTAAGGAATATATCCTGAAAAAATGGAGGCCCAGGGATCTACGAACTGCAGCACTTCAATGGATATCATCAGTAGCTAAAATAAAGCCTGACTATTACTACATGGAAGTGAAGGAGTGGTATTGGTTCCAATACCCATGGACAAGACTAGAGGATGTTACACAATTCATTAAAAGAATCTTAGAGTCAACATATAACGAGAAAAAGAAAAGCTCGTGGAACATTGATGAGATTATTGAAGCGTTTAGAGAATGGTATGGAATAGAGGTAGATAGGAGGTATATTGATGATGCGATAAACATGCTCAAGAAGAAAGGTATTGTGAAAAAGGTAAACAACGAGCTTATATTCCTACCCCAGTAA
- a CDS encoding DNA primase small subunit domain-containing protein translates to MSQRRGVVLDFFKEKIREYYRMASLELPQDLPFREIALQPFDADYYVRHLSFDSSTQLREYILVNVPRHLYYSSAKYLYPGNNEMSEKGWIGSDLVFDIDSNDIPDCSKYVIDFRFCPRCGYIAKSDEKECPYCHLELKKFEHVDRTCVEKAHSYLLKLIDIIENDFGFLTYKASFSGNRGFHLIVELSQPFDRMDSEARREIVSYITLNDFDRKYVVNMYMGSARERKELGYILPRATDGGLRRRIALHLLKRVSDENIKSFLMGYSEKIDYSKLVQVSEIISKWIEEILNELYIPIDSKVTIDISHLVRAPNSVNGKTGWKAFLIRNVSEFELDSYNVSISSGSELLQLRVLVDLPQLRIIDREFKARKGDIIVTEYPYASYLVFKNVAELVSIRR, encoded by the coding sequence TTGAGTCAAAGAAGAGGTGTGGTACTGGATTTTTTTAAGGAAAAAATTAGAGAATACTATAGGATGGCTTCTCTAGAACTCCCCCAAGACCTTCCATTCAGGGAGATTGCTTTACAGCCTTTTGATGCAGATTACTATGTTCGTCATTTATCATTTGACTCGTCAACGCAACTTAGAGAATACATATTAGTAAATGTTCCCCGTCATCTATATTATTCATCAGCAAAATACCTCTACCCAGGTAATAATGAAATGTCTGAAAAAGGATGGATTGGTAGTGACTTAGTATTCGATATAGATTCAAACGATATTCCGGATTGCAGTAAGTATGTTATAGATTTTAGATTCTGCCCTAGGTGTGGATATATAGCAAAAAGTGATGAAAAAGAATGTCCATATTGCCATCTAGAACTTAAAAAATTTGAGCATGTGGACAGGACTTGCGTTGAAAAAGCACATAGCTATCTGCTTAAGCTTATAGACATTATTGAGAATGATTTTGGATTTTTAACTTATAAAGCGAGTTTTTCTGGAAATAGAGGATTCCACCTAATTGTTGAGTTGTCTCAGCCATTCGATAGAATGGACTCAGAAGCGAGAAGAGAAATAGTTTCATATATAACGCTAAATGATTTTGATAGAAAATATGTTGTAAATATGTATATGGGTAGTGCTAGAGAGCGAAAAGAGCTAGGATATATATTACCAAGAGCTACTGATGGTGGTTTAAGAAGAAGAATAGCATTACACCTATTGAAAAGGGTTTCTGACGAGAACATAAAAAGTTTTTTAATGGGCTATAGCGAAAAAATTGATTATTCTAAACTAGTACAAGTATCAGAAATTATATCAAAGTGGATTGAGGAAATACTTAATGAATTATATATTCCAATAGATTCTAAAGTTACCATAGATATTTCACATCTTGTTAGAGCTCCAAATAGTGTAAATGGAAAGACAGGCTGGAAAGCTTTTTTGATTAGAAATGTATCTGAGTTTGAGCTGGATTCGTATAATGTTTCAATTAGTAGTGGTAGTGAGCTACTTCAGTTACGGGTATTAGTGGATTTACCTCAATTAAGAATAATAGATAGAGAATTTAAAGCAAGAAAAGGGGATATCATAGTTACGGAGTACCCATATGCCTCGTATCTCGTATTTAAAAATGTAGCAGAACTTGTGTCAATAAGGCGATAG
- a CDS encoding DEAD/DEAH box helicase, whose translation MKNNVEDVLYWFSQVGFAYPTDIQRKTFSKIMEHDRDLIVVAPTGSGKTEAVIVPLLVKLSRKGFLNGNSSIAMIYITPLRALNRDIKSRLENICAVFGCSVDVWHGDTSYGIRKRIMKNPPNILLTTPESFQILLIKNDLKKHLANLYAVIVDELQEIINDERGVELFLSLERLDEMLSRHIRRIALSASINEFDVNYIGNIIFSHRSFDVALSKTQKIYDVTVGLTDKSYQGGIFSTEKVVDKIAEVADSALYRQVLVFTNTRTAAEELGFMLRMNKKLSENVVGLHHGSLSRIEREYVEKNFKSGSLKLVVATSSLELGIDIGTVDYVIQYLSPRQVTKLMQRVGRAGHREEGISKGIILNPPIISEIVESLIIAKRLQRGDLERIEMHFNSLDVLAHQFVGMAIERDSIDIDDFFRLVKKSPLFEDITLDNIEEIISFLNEIGLVKCTDNGNSMRCQSTKRGYIYYVTTNMIPDTTRYLAKSIIDHKVVASLDEDFIATCNEGDIIVLAGRPWKVISVEFDEKTVWLAPYTELAEIVLPRWVGENIPVDRKVSREVCSFLRRFCTCNEPSCIEHLLSLYNVDKDLKEFLLANREAICKVYPNDRVLTIELLRIPNENKTLLAIYTCLGSKASEAFSILISKILREYLRIGNTYKSHQLGTVVLIDSPINVNDVKRVLSTLLDIHEKGLIRDFIVEELKKTSIFKRNLINVARKMGIISKNSDIKEIKRIVSSLMATPILVNETVRELLVEKIDIEEVGKFIDSMKRGLKIRIIVVKKPSPFLQEITQLGSLRYIIRSSALSKELILELAKRRLLNKSVKAFCMICNKLFEININAHLDNICKTDNPFKCPISCPFCGSKAITVVENDDEVNVLRKAISKARNVAELDKLNIEERKVLEKSAEIANMLMEYGLAFLIALQGIGIGIENSKKVLSKAFDMNTLIQNILEYEERFLRTRKYWD comes from the coding sequence ATGAAAAACAATGTGGAGGATGTGCTTTATTGGTTTTCGCAAGTAGGCTTTGCATATCCAACAGATATTCAAAGAAAAACTTTTTCCAAAATTATGGAACACGACAGAGATTTAATAGTGGTTGCCCCTACGGGATCAGGAAAAACAGAAGCCGTTATAGTGCCTCTCCTAGTTAAACTATCTAGAAAAGGTTTTTTGAATGGAAATTCATCTATTGCAATGATCTATATTACACCGTTAAGAGCCTTGAATAGGGATATTAAATCGAGATTAGAAAATATTTGTGCAGTATTTGGATGTAGCGTAGATGTGTGGCATGGCGATACATCATATGGAATTAGAAAAAGAATTATGAAGAATCCTCCAAATATTCTTCTCACCACACCAGAAAGCTTTCAAATATTGCTTATAAAAAATGATTTGAAGAAACATTTAGCAAATCTTTACGCAGTTATTGTTGATGAACTACAAGAGATAATAAATGATGAAAGAGGTGTAGAACTTTTCCTATCTCTTGAGAGATTAGATGAGATGCTAAGTAGACATATTAGAAGAATAGCCTTGTCAGCCTCAATAAATGAGTTTGATGTAAATTACATCGGCAACATCATCTTTTCACATAGATCTTTCGATGTCGCTTTATCGAAAACACAAAAGATTTATGATGTAACAGTTGGGCTAACAGATAAGAGCTACCAAGGTGGGATCTTCAGTACAGAAAAAGTAGTTGATAAAATTGCTGAGGTTGCCGACTCAGCTCTCTATAGACAAGTATTGGTTTTCACAAATACTAGGACAGCTGCAGAAGAACTAGGATTTATGCTTAGAATGAATAAGAAACTCAGTGAAAATGTTGTTGGGTTGCATCATGGATCGTTATCTAGGATTGAAAGAGAATATGTAGAGAAGAATTTTAAGAGTGGTTCCCTAAAACTTGTTGTTGCAACATCAAGTCTCGAACTAGGAATAGACATTGGAACAGTAGACTATGTGATACAATATCTGTCGCCCAGGCAAGTTACTAAGCTTATGCAACGTGTTGGTCGTGCAGGGCATAGAGAAGAGGGCATATCTAAAGGGATAATACTTAATCCACCAATAATTTCAGAAATTGTAGAATCTCTTATTATTGCGAAGAGGCTTCAAAGGGGGGATCTAGAACGTATAGAAATGCATTTCAACAGCTTGGATGTTTTGGCCCACCAGTTTGTGGGTATGGCTATAGAAAGAGATTCAATTGATATAGACGATTTTTTCAGACTTGTTAAGAAATCACCACTCTTTGAGGATATAACACTGGATAATATAGAGGAAATTATATCGTTTCTAAATGAAATTGGTCTTGTGAAATGCACTGACAATGGTAATTCAATGCGTTGCCAGAGTACGAAGAGGGGCTACATATACTATGTTACAACCAACATGATACCAGATACTACACGGTATTTAGCAAAGTCAATAATAGATCACAAAGTTGTGGCATCATTAGACGAAGATTTTATAGCAACATGCAATGAGGGCGACATTATAGTGTTGGCTGGCAGGCCTTGGAAAGTTATCAGTGTAGAGTTTGATGAGAAAACTGTTTGGCTAGCTCCATATACAGAACTTGCAGAGATTGTACTACCTAGGTGGGTTGGAGAGAATATTCCAGTTGATAGAAAGGTCTCGAGAGAAGTTTGTTCTTTTCTTAGACGTTTCTGTACATGTAATGAACCTAGCTGTATAGAACATCTTTTAAGCTTATATAATGTAGACAAAGATCTTAAAGAATTCCTATTAGCAAATAGAGAAGCTATCTGCAAAGTTTATCCAAATGATAGGGTTCTTACAATAGAACTTCTGAGAATACCTAATGAAAACAAAACTCTTCTAGCCATCTATACATGCTTAGGCTCGAAAGCTTCAGAAGCTTTCTCGATACTTATATCAAAAATCCTAAGAGAATATCTGAGAATAGGGAATACATATAAATCACATCAACTTGGTACTGTAGTGCTCATAGATTCGCCTATTAATGTCAATGACGTTAAAAGAGTTTTGAGCACACTTCTTGATATTCATGAAAAGGGTTTAATAAGGGATTTTATAGTTGAAGAGCTGAAAAAAACCTCTATATTCAAGAGAAATCTTATCAATGTTGCAAGAAAGATGGGGATAATATCAAAGAACAGTGATATCAAGGAAATAAAAAGAATAGTTAGTAGTCTAATGGCAACGCCAATTCTTGTTAATGAAACTGTTAGAGAATTACTTGTAGAGAAAATCGATATTGAAGAGGTTGGAAAGTTTATAGACTCAATGAAAAGAGGCTTGAAAATTAGGATAATTGTTGTCAAAAAGCCATCTCCTTTTTTACAGGAAATCACGCAACTTGGCTCATTAAGGTACATAATTAGAAGCTCTGCATTATCAAAAGAGTTAATATTAGAACTTGCAAAGCGAAGGCTTCTAAACAAAAGTGTCAAAGCGTTTTGTATGATATGCAACAAATTATTTGAAATTAACATTAATGCACATCTAGATAACATATGTAAAACTGATAACCCTTTTAAATGCCCCATCTCATGTCCTTTTTGCGGTTCTAAAGCTATAACAGTTGTGGAGAATGATGATGAAGTAAATGTGTTGAGAAAAGCGATCTCTAAGGCTAGAAATGTTGCTGAATTAGATAAACTGAATATTGAAGAACGAAAGGTACTTGAAAAATCTGCTGAGATAGCCAACATGTTAATGGAATATGGCCTAGCCTTCTTAATAGCATTACAAGGTATTGGGATTGGGATTGAAAATTCGAAAAAAGTGTTATCAAAAGCTTTTGACATGAATACGCTTATACAGAATATCTTGGAATATGAGGAGAGGTTTTTAAGAACAAGGAAGTATTGGGATTGA
- the rplW gene encoding 50S ribosomal protein L23 gives MSQDINKKNIIMDVVTTEKAYLLAEKYNYITVKVYRDTNKKEIKEYIEKTLNVKVVKVNTLIDRDGYKKAYIKLAPEYRALDIIERLSR, from the coding sequence ATGAGTCAGGACATAAATAAGAAAAATATAATTATGGATGTTGTTACAACAGAAAAGGCATATTTACTAGCTGAAAAATACAATTATATAACTGTGAAAGTATATAGAGATACTAATAAAAAGGAAATAAAGGAATACATTGAAAAAACACTTAATGTAAAAGTGGTAAAGGTAAATACCTTAATTGATAGAGACGGTTATAAAAAGGCTTATATTAAGTTAGCACCAGAATACAGAGCACTTGACATCATAGAAAGGCTTTCACGATAG
- the cedA1 gene encoding DNA import protein CedA1, which yields MDIITLIKDLISKTVVVAWLLFFLTWLIGWAIKGAPIPMGRVRKIGQGLIEDAVWGAFWVAVGTTIFWLITYIASYIGNALPPPPSPQLP from the coding sequence ATGGACATTATAACATTGATAAAAGATTTGATTAGCAAAACCGTTGTGGTAGCTTGGCTTTTATTTTTCCTTACATGGTTAATAGGATGGGCAATAAAAGGAGCTCCGATACCCATGGGAAGAGTCAGAAAAATTGGACAGGGGCTTATTGAGGATGCTGTATGGGGCGCGTTTTGGGTAGCAGTAGGAACAACAATATTCTGGCTTATAACGTATATAGCGTCTTATATAGGCAACGCTCTTCCTCCTCCACCATCACCTCAGCTTCCATGA
- a CDS encoding RtcB family protein, with protein sequence MVTNLKRISDVIWMISKEYKRCMKVPAIIYADDFLLNKMKEDATLEQAANVSCLPGIVGASYTLPDGHQGYGFPIGGVAGFDIENGVISPGGVGYDINCGVRVLRTDLTVKDVKPRLRELVELVFRNIPSGVGATGKIRLTETELNNVLEEGAQWALRQGYATEYDIEHTESRGKIEGANATKVSRRAKERGAPQLGTLGSGNHFLEIQVVDRIYLPDVAKKIGIFEEGQITIMVHTGSRGLGHQVASDYLMIMERAMKRYGIEVPDRELAAVPFNSPEGQDYFAAMAAAANYAWANRQLITHWARESFAKAFGVADYEKLGIKIIYDVAHNIAKIEEHEFEGRKIKLIVHRKGATRAFPPQHPEIPADHREFGQIVLIPGSMGTASYITIPNTGAKDSWWSAPHGAGRWMSRAAAIRAKSPREVVEMLEKRGILVRAATMRELSEETPEAYKDVDRVVDVATKANLVKPVVRMVPIAVVKG encoded by the coding sequence ATGGTCACTAATTTAAAACGTATTAGTGATGTAATTTGGATGATTTCAAAAGAATACAAGAGATGTATGAAAGTTCCTGCAATTATATATGCTGATGATTTTTTGTTGAACAAGATGAAGGAAGATGCAACACTAGAACAAGCAGCAAATGTATCTTGCCTCCCAGGTATTGTGGGAGCTAGCTATACTCTTCCTGATGGCCACCAAGGCTATGGATTTCCCATAGGTGGTGTAGCAGGTTTTGATATAGAGAACGGTGTTATAAGTCCAGGTGGCGTGGGCTACGATATTAACTGTGGTGTAAGAGTCTTAAGAACAGATCTCACAGTCAAGGATGTGAAACCGAGGCTTCGCGAATTAGTTGAATTAGTGTTTAGAAATATTCCAAGCGGTGTTGGAGCAACAGGCAAAATTAGATTGACTGAAACAGAGCTTAATAATGTGCTTGAAGAGGGAGCTCAATGGGCACTTAGACAAGGATATGCAACCGAATATGACATAGAACACACAGAGTCTAGAGGAAAAATAGAGGGGGCTAACGCAACAAAGGTAAGCAGAAGAGCTAAGGAGCGAGGAGCACCACAGCTGGGCACCCTTGGCAGTGGAAACCACTTTCTAGAGATTCAAGTTGTTGACAGAATATATCTTCCAGACGTAGCAAAAAAGATAGGGATATTCGAAGAGGGGCAAATAACGATAATGGTTCATACGGGTTCGAGGGGTCTTGGACATCAGGTTGCAAGTGATTATCTAATGATTATGGAGAGGGCTATGAAGAGATATGGAATAGAGGTGCCTGATCGAGAGCTTGCAGCAGTTCCCTTCAACAGCCCCGAGGGCCAAGACTACTTTGCTGCTATGGCAGCTGCAGCAAACTATGCATGGGCCAATAGGCAGTTAATAACTCATTGGGCTAGGGAATCCTTTGCAAAAGCCTTTGGCGTTGCAGACTATGAGAAACTCGGTATAAAGATAATTTATGATGTTGCCCATAATATTGCAAAGATAGAGGAACACGAATTTGAAGGAAGAAAAATCAAGCTGATAGTGCATAGAAAAGGAGCTACAAGAGCATTTCCACCACAGCACCCTGAAATACCAGCAGACCATAGAGAATTCGGACAAATAGTGCTGATTCCTGGCAGCATGGGAACTGCAAGCTATATCACAATACCAAATACTGGGGCAAAAGACTCGTGGTGGTCAGCACCTCATGGAGCTGGAAGATGGATGAGTAGAGCGGCTGCAATAAGAGCCAAGTCCCCAAGAGAAGTCGTTGAAATGCTGGAGAAGAGGGGAATCCTTGTAAGAGCTGCCACTATGAGAGAGCTATCTGAAGAAACTCCAGAGGCTTACAAAGATGTTGATAGAGTTGTAGATGTTGCTACAAAAGCTAATTTGGTAAAGCCCGTTGTAAGAATGGTTCCAATAGCGGTTGTAAAAGGTTAA
- a CDS encoding 50S ribosomal protein L44e, with product MKIPKVIITYCPKCKTHTEHSVAIYKHGKRRTLAQGQRRYLRKQEGYGSKRKPEQKRFAKVTKKVVLKLKCSKCGYTIHREGIRLKRAELAEKHG from the coding sequence GTGAAAATACCAAAAGTTATAATAACATATTGTCCGAAGTGCAAGACACACACAGAACATAGTGTTGCTATATACAAGCATGGTAAAAGAAGAACATTGGCACAGGGGCAAAGAAGGTATCTTAGAAAGCAAGAAGGATATGGCTCAAAGAGAAAGCCGGAACAAAAGCGATTCGCCAAGGTCACGAAAAAAGTTGTGCTAAAGCTTAAGTGTTCTAAATGTGGATACACAATACATAGAGAAGGTATAAGACTAAAAAGAGCAGAGCTAGCTGAGAAGCATGGGTGA
- the rpl4p gene encoding 50S ribosomal protein L4, translating to MASKFVIVYPIEKRYGTLLDLNGNVVDRVELPLIFSYPTRIDLIRRAVISSLTARLQPKGRDPLAGKRRVGESWGIGHSVARVPRLDNGRAVFAPNVVGGRRQFAPTTLKRIREEINKKEMKIAIISALSALANPSYVFSRGYTIPQQIQSLPIIVVNEFENISSSKEVREYLMKVGLWQNIEKAQGNIRIRSGRGKMRGRRYKEPKSILFIISSLQSPVVKAIRNLPGVDYLTPETLDICKLAPGAMPGRLAIITQRALDTLSRLYVAEKP from the coding sequence ATGGCAAGTAAATTCGTAATTGTATACCCCATTGAAAAGAGATATGGTACCCTATTAGACCTGAATGGAAATGTTGTTGATAGAGTTGAGCTTCCTCTGATCTTTAGTTATCCTACTAGAATAGATCTGATCAGAAGAGCAGTTATATCATCTCTAACAGCAAGACTTCAACCAAAGGGTAGAGATCCTCTGGCTGGCAAGAGAAGAGTTGGAGAATCGTGGGGTATAGGACACAGTGTAGCAAGAGTTCCTAGATTAGATAATGGAAGAGCTGTTTTCGCTCCTAATGTTGTTGGCGGAAGGAGACAATTTGCACCAACAACATTAAAGAGAATTCGCGAAGAGATAAATAAAAAAGAAATGAAAATTGCAATTATCTCAGCATTATCTGCGCTGGCAAATCCTAGTTATGTTTTTTCTAGAGGATATACAATTCCTCAGCAAATACAGTCACTACCAATAATCGTGGTCAACGAATTTGAAAATATTAGCTCATCTAAAGAAGTTAGAGAATACTTGATGAAAGTCGGTCTTTGGCAAAATATTGAAAAGGCGCAAGGTAATATAAGGATCAGAAGTGGGAGAGGTAAAATGAGGGGGAGAAGATATAAGGAGCCCAAAAGCATATTGTTCATAATTTCATCTCTTCAATCCCCTGTTGTTAAAGCCATTAGAAATCTGCCAGGAGTAGATTACCTTACTCCAGAAACCCTAGATATATGCAAGCTAGCGCCTGGTGCAATGCCAGGTAGGCTTGCTATTATAACTCAGAGAGCATTGGATACACTTTCAAGACTATATGTGGCGGAGAAACCATGA
- a CDS encoding 30S ribosomal protein S27e: protein MAKKRRILIPEPRSKFIRVKCNVCGNEQPVFDHATFPVRCLVCGSVIVQPTGGKAKLVNAEIVRILG, encoded by the coding sequence ATGGCCAAAAAAAGGAGGATTCTAATTCCAGAACCACGGAGTAAATTTATAAGAGTAAAGTGTAATGTTTGTGGAAACGAACAACCAGTGTTTGATCATGCAACTTTTCCTGTAAGATGCCTAGTATGTGGCTCAGTGATAGTTCAGCCTACTGGAGGAAAAGCTAAATTGGTTAATGCTGAGATAGTCAGGATTTTAGGATAA